Below is a genomic region from Parcubacteria group bacterium CG10_big_fil_rev_8_21_14_0_10_36_14.
GTATGTTTCAGGGCTTGACAAAAAGATTAAAATATGCTAATATATATTCAAGTTTATTTTATGGGTTGCACGTAATACTGCATGCAGTATTACTGATCGGTTCGCCGGGAACGCAACCCGCCACAAGTAATCTTCTTCTGCCTTAATTTAGTCGGGAGAGGTTCTTTAGAAGCGAGGAGAACGAACGTCGTGTGCTACTGAGCCACTGTCTGCCGTTTCCTTTAGCTTCCGAGCGCCTTCCTTTCCATATTGGTCGGCGTTTTTTTTATATAAAAATTCGGCTCTTGCGAGAGCCGAATAAAATTAGTAAACCTCCATTCTGCCTTCAAAGCTACCGCCCGAGCTCCCCACCATACTCACACCTTTTTTACTTATAAGTAAATATTCTATTGAGGGCGAACTTGTGTCCAGATATAATCTGCCATTTTGAAATTGCCAGCTGACTATTCGCGCGGCTAAGATTTTTAACTTTCCCTTGTTGTCCCTGAAATAAAATCTGAACCTAACTTCAAGAATCTGAGAAGCGCTCAATGCTTCAAAAATATGCTGTTGAATGAGCTTTGTTGCTTTCTTTAACGCGTTTGATTCCTCTCTGCGGTTTATCATTTTTCCTCTCCTTATAGTCAACATTAAAAAATTTTTATTTTTTTGTCAATAAAAAATCCGGCTTATTGATATAAGCCGGAAATTAAAAGCTAAATATTAATCGCTAAACATTCCATTCCGGATATATCGGATATTTTTCGGATAGTTCTTTTATAGTGTTTCGGGCATTTTTTAATACGCTATCGTCTTTTGGATTTTTCAATACATTTGCCATTATTCTGCCGACTATTGCCATATCTTCTTCAAGTAATCCGCGTGTGGTTAAAGCTGGTGTACCAATGCGGAGCCCGGACGGGTCAAAAGGCGAACGAGTTTCATTTGGCACAGTATTCCTGTTTGTATAAATTAGTGCGGAGTCCAGCGCATTTTCCGCTTCTTTTCCGCTAAGCCCCAGATTTGTTAAATCCAATAATATTAAATGATTATCAGTTCCGCCCGAGACCATTTCAACCCCTTCTTCTCTAAATGTTTTTGCCAGTTGTTTAGCATTTGCCACTATTTGCCTGCCATATTCGGCAAATTCCGGACGCAATGCCTCGCCAAAGGCAACTGCTTTTGCGGTAATAATATGTTCCAATGGCCCACCTTGTAGTCCGGGAAAAACTGCGCTGTCAATTTTTTGCGCCATATTTTTTTTGTCATCCGGACGCAAACGGTCTTCTTTTTTGCAAAGTATCATAGCCCCTCTTGGTCCGCGCAAGGTTTTGTGTGTTGTTGTTGTGATGACATCAGCAAACGGAATCGGATCCGGATGAACTTTTGTGGCAACAAGTCCGGCAATATGCGCCATATCTACCATAAAATATGCGCCAACTTCTTCCGCGATTTTACGGAACGCTTCAAAGTCAATTAATCGTGGATAGGCGGTTGCGCCGGCTAAGATGACGCGAGGTTTTTCG
It encodes:
- a CDS encoding serine hydroxymethyltransferase (catalyzes the reaction of glycine with 5,10-methylenetetrahydrofolate to form L-serine and tetrahydrofolate) — encoded protein: MKHLSKQDPQIAEAINNEVRRQQNGLEMIASENIVSEAVLEAMGTPLTNKYSEGYPGKRYYGGNEFIDIIENLARQRACQLFGAEHANVQPHAGSPANMAAYFALMEPGDKLMAMSLAHGGHLTHGSPINFSGKLYKIIPYGVNEDNHMLDMDAVREIALREKPRVILAGATAYPRLIDFEAFRKIAEEVGAYFMVDMAHIAGLVATKVHPDPIPFADVITTTTHKTLRGPRGAMILCKKEDRLRPDDKKNMAQKIDSAVFPGLQGGPLEHIITAKAVAFGEALRPEFAEYGRQIVANAKQLAKTFREEGVEMVSGGTDNHLILLDLTNLGLSGKEAENALDSALIYTNRNTVPNETRSPFDPSGLRIGTPALTTRGLLEEDMAIVGRIMANVLKNPKDDSVLKNARNTIKELSEKYPIYPEWNV